The Gasterosteus aculeatus chromosome 17, fGasAcu3.hap1.1, whole genome shotgun sequence genome includes a window with the following:
- the phactr3b gene encoding phosphatase and actin regulator 3b isoform X2, translating into MDQQRALHSGCLVSGVRTPPVRRNSKLASLGRIFKPWKWRKKKNEKLKPPSAGEKKAAARQKRGDLVRRSPGETETDSDVACGGNGEDADTPTQSDAEDRDEEPVAPLASTSEDLGSDLEASTVQDVTEDSKTAGDPNQSEDGEDESTSLSDRSDERPAAKAEPAEGKREAAAAAAVPAPPPSRVVTSPPPKVAVKPLTRLGSLDCTPSVPVKKSPATLPRNFTLPKDPHGSLLRGRILTPTGSPHLGALHSQLPPSCIIEELHRALATKHRQDSFQAKEARSSLKRRMDGRLSRTSSTEREPAGESEGRKQSDENKENWRLDEYLNDQDSWNDSVISGSLPRRMRKELLAVKLRNRPSKQELEDRNIFPVRSDQERQEIRQQIETKLAKRLSQRPAVEELESRNILKQRNDQLEQEERREIKQRLNRKLNQRPTVDELRDRKILIRFSDYVEVAKAQDYDRRADKPWTRLSAADKAAIRKELNEFKSNEMEVHTSSKHLTRFHRP; encoded by the exons AtggaccagcagagggcgctgcaCTCGGGCTGCCTGGTGTCGGGAGTCCGGACGCCTCCCGTCCGCCGCAACAGCAAGCTGGCCAGCCTGGGACGCATCTTCAAGCCTTGGaagtggaggaaaaagaaaaacgagaaGCTGAAGCCCCCCAGCG CCGGGGAGAAGAAGGCAGCTGCGCGGCAGAAGAGAGGTGACCTCGTCAGGAGGAGCCCTGGGGAGACGGAGACAG ACTCGGATGTGGCTTGCGGGGGCAACGGCGAGGACGCAGACACGCCGACTCAGTCCGACGCCGAGGACCGAGACGAGGAGCCCGTGGCCCCGCTGGCCAGCACCAGCGAAGACCTGGGCAGCGATCTGGAGGCCTCGACAG TGCAAGATGTGACGGAGGACTCAAAGACGGCGGGAGATCCGAACCAGAgtgaggacggagaggacgaGAGCACCTCGCTGAGCGACCGCAGCGACGAGCGGCCCGCCGCGAAGGCGGAGCCTGCTGAAGGGAagcgggaggcggcggcggcggcggcggtgccgGCCCCCCCGCCCAGTCGGGTCGTCACTTCCCCTCCGCCCAAAGTGGCGGTCAAACCGCTCACCAGACTGGGAAGCCTTGACT GTACGCCTTCGGTTCCAGTCAAGAAGTCCCCGGCCACCTTACCACGGAACTTCACTCTTCCCAAAGACCCCCACGGCTCCCTGTTGAGGGGCCGGATCCTCACACCCACCGGGTCCCCGCACCTCGGGGCGCTGCACTCACAGCTGCCCCCGAGCTGCATCATCGAGGAGCTGCACCGCGCCCTGGCCACCAAACACCGGCAGGACAG TTTCCAGGCGAAGGAGGCGCGCTCCTCCCTGAAGCGGCGCATGGACGGCCGTCTGTCCCGCACGTCCAGCACAGAGAGGGAGCCGGCCGGGGAGTCGGAGGGCAGGAAGCAGTCGGACgagaacaaagagaactggcgCCTGGACGAGTACCTGAACGACCAGGACAGCTGGAACGACTCGGTCATCTCCG GGTCCCTCCCGCGCAGGATGAGGAAGGAGCTGCTGGCCGTGAAGCTCCGGAACCGACCCAGCAAGCAAGAGCTGGAGGACCGCAACATCTTCCCCGTGCGCAGCGACCAGGAGCGGCAGGAGATCCGCCAGCAGATCGAGACCAAGCTGGCCAA GAGGCTGAGCCAGCGGCCGgcggtggaggagctggagagtcGGAACATCTTGAAGC AAAGAAATGACCAGCTggaacaggaggagaggagggaaatcAAGCAGCGGCTGAACAGAAAG CTGAACCAGCGGCCCACGGTGGACGAGCTGCGAGACCGAAAGATCCTCATTCGCTTCAGCGACTACGTGGAAGTGGCCAAAGCCCAGGACTACGACCGGCGGGCCGACAAGCCCTGGACCCGACTGTCGGCGGCTGACAAG GCAGCGATACGGAAGGAGCTGAACGAGTTCAAAAGCAACGAGATGGAAGTTCATACTTCGAGCAAGCATCTGACGAG GTTCCACCGGCCATAG
- the phactr3b gene encoding phosphatase and actin regulator 3b isoform X3, translating to MLYVMDQQRALHSGCLVSGVRTPPVRRNSKLASLGRIFKPWKWRKKKNEKLKPPSAGEKKAAARQKRGDLVRRSPGETETDSDVACGGNGEDADTPTQSDAEDRDEEPVAPLASTSEDLGSDLEASTVQDVTEDSKTAGDPNQSEDGEDESTSLSDRSDERPAAKAEPAEGKREAAAAAAVPAPPPSRVVTSPPPKVAVKPLTRLGSLDCTPSVPVKKSPATLPRNFTLPKDPHGSLLRGRILTPTGSPHLGALHSQLPPSCIIEELHRALATKHRQDSFQAKEARSSLKRRMDGRLSRTSSTEREPAGESEGRKQSDENKENWRLDEYLNDQDSWNDSVISGSLPRRMRKELLAVKLRNRPSKQELEDRNIFPVRSDQERQEIRQQIETKLAKRLSQRPAVEELESRNILKQRNDQLEQEERREIKQRLNRKLNQRPTVDELRDRKILIRFSDYVEVAKAQDYDRRADKPWTRLSAADKAAIRKELNEFKSNEMEVHTSSKHLTRFHRP from the exons ATGCTAT ATGTGAtggaccagcagagggcgctgcaCTCGGGCTGCCTGGTGTCGGGAGTCCGGACGCCTCCCGTCCGCCGCAACAGCAAGCTGGCCAGCCTGGGACGCATCTTCAAGCCTTGGaagtggaggaaaaagaaaaacgagaaGCTGAAGCCCCCCAGCG CCGGGGAGAAGAAGGCAGCTGCGCGGCAGAAGAGAGGTGACCTCGTCAGGAGGAGCCCTGGGGAGACGGAGACAG ACTCGGATGTGGCTTGCGGGGGCAACGGCGAGGACGCAGACACGCCGACTCAGTCCGACGCCGAGGACCGAGACGAGGAGCCCGTGGCCCCGCTGGCCAGCACCAGCGAAGACCTGGGCAGCGATCTGGAGGCCTCGACAG TGCAAGATGTGACGGAGGACTCAAAGACGGCGGGAGATCCGAACCAGAgtgaggacggagaggacgaGAGCACCTCGCTGAGCGACCGCAGCGACGAGCGGCCCGCCGCGAAGGCGGAGCCTGCTGAAGGGAagcgggaggcggcggcggcggcggcggtgccgGCCCCCCCGCCCAGTCGGGTCGTCACTTCCCCTCCGCCCAAAGTGGCGGTCAAACCGCTCACCAGACTGGGAAGCCTTGACT GTACGCCTTCGGTTCCAGTCAAGAAGTCCCCGGCCACCTTACCACGGAACTTCACTCTTCCCAAAGACCCCCACGGCTCCCTGTTGAGGGGCCGGATCCTCACACCCACCGGGTCCCCGCACCTCGGGGCGCTGCACTCACAGCTGCCCCCGAGCTGCATCATCGAGGAGCTGCACCGCGCCCTGGCCACCAAACACCGGCAGGACAG TTTCCAGGCGAAGGAGGCGCGCTCCTCCCTGAAGCGGCGCATGGACGGCCGTCTGTCCCGCACGTCCAGCACAGAGAGGGAGCCGGCCGGGGAGTCGGAGGGCAGGAAGCAGTCGGACgagaacaaagagaactggcgCCTGGACGAGTACCTGAACGACCAGGACAGCTGGAACGACTCGGTCATCTCCG GGTCCCTCCCGCGCAGGATGAGGAAGGAGCTGCTGGCCGTGAAGCTCCGGAACCGACCCAGCAAGCAAGAGCTGGAGGACCGCAACATCTTCCCCGTGCGCAGCGACCAGGAGCGGCAGGAGATCCGCCAGCAGATCGAGACCAAGCTGGCCAA GAGGCTGAGCCAGCGGCCGgcggtggaggagctggagagtcGGAACATCTTGAAGC AAAGAAATGACCAGCTggaacaggaggagaggagggaaatcAAGCAGCGGCTGAACAGAAAG CTGAACCAGCGGCCCACGGTGGACGAGCTGCGAGACCGAAAGATCCTCATTCGCTTCAGCGACTACGTGGAAGTGGCCAAAGCCCAGGACTACGACCGGCGGGCCGACAAGCCCTGGACCCGACTGTCGGCGGCTGACAAG GCAGCGATACGGAAGGAGCTGAACGAGTTCAAAAGCAACGAGATGGAAGTTCATACTTCGAGCAAGCATCTGACGAG GTTCCACCGGCCATAG
- the ppp1r3db gene encoding protein phosphatase 1, regulatory subunit 3Db: MAGSGENSGVTPQFTGGSSDACCSVRTTTIRLRDLYDPKPQPPKAPVRIRPPGPRPPSVKQLNLKQGSPGDPATEPVARRRARSLPSSAERQKAQRSLQVRFVDSLGLELEDVKVFKVQEPPLIPQHVMFRLLMSSELAFAKSLELSLPYFKPCFPENVGAQPDFLERLGAQGVCLEQVVCSEQGITGTVRVLNLSYEKRVTVRYSFTDWRTHTETAASWTESGHRAPETDSFRFRLPVPPFLLQPGAILEFAIRYRVAGRCHWDNNGGRNYKLWCHSYTVTVPRECKDSMLHFT, translated from the coding sequence ATGGCCGGTTCCGGGGAAAACAGCGGTGTCACCCCTCAGTTCACCGGCGGCTCCAGCGACGCTTGCTGCTCCGTCAGAACCACCACCATTCGTCTCCGGGACCTTTATGATCCCAAGCCTCAGCCTCCCAAAGCCCCGGTCCGGATCCGCCCTCCGGGTCCGAGGCCCCCGTCGGTGAAGCAGCTCAACCTGAAGCAGGGCTCGCCCGGTGACCCTGCTACCGAGCCCGTCGCCAGGAGACGAGCCcgctcccttccttcctctgcgGAGAGACAAAAGGCGCAGCGGAGCCTGCAGGTCCGCTTTGTGGACTCTCTGGGCCTCGAGCTGGAGGACGTCAAGGTGTTCAAAGTTCAGGAGCCCCCCTTGATTCCCCAACACGTGATGTTCAGGTTGCTGATGAGCTCCGAGCTGGCTTTCGCCAAGTCGTTGGAGCTGTCCCTCCCTTACTTCAAACCCTGTTTCCCCGAGAACGTCGGCGCTCAGCCGGACTTCCTGGAGCGCCTCGGCGCTCAGGGCGTGTGCCTGGAGCAGGTGGTGTGTTCCGAGCAGGGCATCACGGGCACCGTGCGAGTGCTGAACCTGTCCTACGAGAAGCGAGTCACGGTGCGCTACTCCTTCACCGACTGGAGGACGCACACGGAGACCGCGGCGTCCTGGACGGAGAGCGGGCACCGCGCCCCGGAGACCGATTCCTTCAGGTTCCGGCTGCCtgtccctccctttctcctgcagccggggGCCATTTTGGAATTTGCCATCCGCTACCGCGTGGCGGGACGCTGTCATTGGGACAACAACGGCGGACGCAATTACAAGCTGTGGTGCCACAGCTACACGGTGACTGTGCCGAGGGAGTGCAAGGACAGCATGCTGCACTTCACCTGA
- the phactr3b gene encoding phosphatase and actin regulator 3b isoform X1, whose product MASQDGLQEDRVVQRGRSQSDPSSITEVRLGEAHRADVMDQQRALHSGCLVSGVRTPPVRRNSKLASLGRIFKPWKWRKKKNEKLKPPSAGEKKAAARQKRGDLVRRSPGETETDSDVACGGNGEDADTPTQSDAEDRDEEPVAPLASTSEDLGSDLEASTVQDVTEDSKTAGDPNQSEDGEDESTSLSDRSDERPAAKAEPAEGKREAAAAAAVPAPPPSRVVTSPPPKVAVKPLTRLGSLDCTPSVPVKKSPATLPRNFTLPKDPHGSLLRGRILTPTGSPHLGALHSQLPPSCIIEELHRALATKHRQDSFQAKEARSSLKRRMDGRLSRTSSTEREPAGESEGRKQSDENKENWRLDEYLNDQDSWNDSVISGSLPRRMRKELLAVKLRNRPSKQELEDRNIFPVRSDQERQEIRQQIETKLAKRLSQRPAVEELESRNILKQRNDQLEQEERREIKQRLNRKLNQRPTVDELRDRKILIRFSDYVEVAKAQDYDRRADKPWTRLSAADKAAIRKELNEFKSNEMEVHTSSKHLTRFHRP is encoded by the exons ATGGCATCGCAGGACGGGCTGCAGGAGGATCGCGTGGTGCAGCGGGGGAGATCTCAGAGTGACCCGAGCAGCATCACCGAGGTCCGCTTGGGTGAAGCGCACAGAGCAG ATGTGAtggaccagcagagggcgctgcaCTCGGGCTGCCTGGTGTCGGGAGTCCGGACGCCTCCCGTCCGCCGCAACAGCAAGCTGGCCAGCCTGGGACGCATCTTCAAGCCTTGGaagtggaggaaaaagaaaaacgagaaGCTGAAGCCCCCCAGCG CCGGGGAGAAGAAGGCAGCTGCGCGGCAGAAGAGAGGTGACCTCGTCAGGAGGAGCCCTGGGGAGACGGAGACAG ACTCGGATGTGGCTTGCGGGGGCAACGGCGAGGACGCAGACACGCCGACTCAGTCCGACGCCGAGGACCGAGACGAGGAGCCCGTGGCCCCGCTGGCCAGCACCAGCGAAGACCTGGGCAGCGATCTGGAGGCCTCGACAG TGCAAGATGTGACGGAGGACTCAAAGACGGCGGGAGATCCGAACCAGAgtgaggacggagaggacgaGAGCACCTCGCTGAGCGACCGCAGCGACGAGCGGCCCGCCGCGAAGGCGGAGCCTGCTGAAGGGAagcgggaggcggcggcggcggcggcggtgccgGCCCCCCCGCCCAGTCGGGTCGTCACTTCCCCTCCGCCCAAAGTGGCGGTCAAACCGCTCACCAGACTGGGAAGCCTTGACT GTACGCCTTCGGTTCCAGTCAAGAAGTCCCCGGCCACCTTACCACGGAACTTCACTCTTCCCAAAGACCCCCACGGCTCCCTGTTGAGGGGCCGGATCCTCACACCCACCGGGTCCCCGCACCTCGGGGCGCTGCACTCACAGCTGCCCCCGAGCTGCATCATCGAGGAGCTGCACCGCGCCCTGGCCACCAAACACCGGCAGGACAG TTTCCAGGCGAAGGAGGCGCGCTCCTCCCTGAAGCGGCGCATGGACGGCCGTCTGTCCCGCACGTCCAGCACAGAGAGGGAGCCGGCCGGGGAGTCGGAGGGCAGGAAGCAGTCGGACgagaacaaagagaactggcgCCTGGACGAGTACCTGAACGACCAGGACAGCTGGAACGACTCGGTCATCTCCG GGTCCCTCCCGCGCAGGATGAGGAAGGAGCTGCTGGCCGTGAAGCTCCGGAACCGACCCAGCAAGCAAGAGCTGGAGGACCGCAACATCTTCCCCGTGCGCAGCGACCAGGAGCGGCAGGAGATCCGCCAGCAGATCGAGACCAAGCTGGCCAA GAGGCTGAGCCAGCGGCCGgcggtggaggagctggagagtcGGAACATCTTGAAGC AAAGAAATGACCAGCTggaacaggaggagaggagggaaatcAAGCAGCGGCTGAACAGAAAG CTGAACCAGCGGCCCACGGTGGACGAGCTGCGAGACCGAAAGATCCTCATTCGCTTCAGCGACTACGTGGAAGTGGCCAAAGCCCAGGACTACGACCGGCGGGCCGACAAGCCCTGGACCCGACTGTCGGCGGCTGACAAG GCAGCGATACGGAAGGAGCTGAACGAGTTCAAAAGCAACGAGATGGAAGTTCATACTTCGAGCAAGCATCTGACGAG GTTCCACCGGCCATAG